The Raphanus sativus cultivar WK10039 chromosome 2, ASM80110v3, whole genome shotgun sequence genome includes a region encoding these proteins:
- the LOC108841628 gene encoding MLP-like protein 31, translating into MAEEASSLVGILETTVDLKCSTEKFHDMLVGRPHHVSNVSPSYIQGCELHEGEMGQVGAIIVWNYVHDGEAKVLKERIESVDPENNRATYRVLEGDLMKEYKSFVLTFQVTPKEGEPGSIAHWHFEYEKINDEVAHPETLLQFAVEVSKEIDEHLLSEE; encoded by the exons ATGGCGGAAGAAGCATCTAGTTTGGTCGGGATCCTTGAGACAACTGTGGATCTGAAATGTTCAACGGAGAAGTTCCATGACATGCTTGTTGGCAGACCACACCATGTCTCCAATGTATCTCCATCCTACATTCAGGGCTGTGAGCTGCACGAAGGCGAAATGGGCCAAGTTGGTGCTATCATCGTCTGGAATTATGTTCATG ATGGGGAGGCAAAAGTATTGAAAGAGAGGATCGAGTCAGTAGACCCGGAGAACAATCGAGCCACGTACAGGGTGCTAGAGGGTGATCTAATGAAGGAGTACAAGAGTTTTGTGTTAACATTCCAAGTAACCCCTAAGGAGGGAGAACCTGGAAGTATTGCACATTGGCACTTCGAGTATGAGAAAATTAACGACGAGGTGGCTCACCCTGAGACTCTCCTCCAGTTCGCGGTGGAGGTCTCCAAAGAGATCGATGAACATCTCTTGTCCGAGGAATAG